From the genome of Streptomyces sp. NBC_01317, one region includes:
- a CDS encoding response regulator transcription factor, with amino-acid sequence MSPAEGDPQRILIVDDEPAVREALQRSLAFDGYGTEVAVDGFDALTKAAAYAPDLIVLDIQMPRMDGLTAARRLRAGGSKVPILMLTARDTVGDRVTGLDAGADDYLVKPFELDELFARIRALLRRSSYAAATEGVSEEDVLAFADLRMDLTTREVTRGTRRVELTRTEFTLLEMFLAHPRQVLTREQILKAVWGFDFEPSSNSLDVYVMYLRRKTESGGEPRLVHTVRGVGYALRAETATGGQE; translated from the coding sequence ATGAGTCCCGCCGAAGGCGATCCCCAGCGGATCCTGATCGTCGACGACGAGCCCGCCGTGCGCGAGGCTCTCCAGCGGAGCCTCGCGTTCGACGGCTACGGGACCGAGGTCGCCGTGGACGGTTTCGACGCGCTCACCAAGGCCGCCGCCTACGCGCCCGACCTGATCGTCCTCGACATCCAGATGCCGCGCATGGACGGCCTCACCGCCGCCCGCCGCCTCCGGGCCGGCGGCTCCAAGGTCCCCATCCTGATGCTGACCGCGCGCGACACCGTCGGCGACCGGGTCACCGGTCTCGACGCGGGCGCGGACGACTACCTGGTCAAGCCGTTCGAGTTGGACGAGCTGTTCGCGCGGATCCGGGCGCTGCTGCGCCGCAGTTCGTACGCGGCGGCCACCGAGGGTGTCTCCGAGGAGGACGTCCTCGCCTTCGCCGACCTGCGGATGGATCTGACGACCCGTGAAGTCACGCGCGGCACCAGGCGCGTGGAGCTGACCCGTACCGAATTCACCCTGCTGGAGATGTTCCTCGCGCACCCGAGACAGGTGCTGACCCGTGAGCAGATCCTCAAGGCCGTGTGGGGCTTCGACTTCGAGCCGAGCTCCAACTCCCTTGATGTGTACGTGATGTACCTGCGGCGCAAGACGGAGAGCGGCGGCGAACCGCGGCTGGTCCACACCGTGCGGGGAGTGGGGTACGCCCTGCGCGCCGAGACCGCCACGGGCGGTCAGGAGTGA
- a CDS encoding sensor histidine kinase, with the protein MRSRLALLVATAVAVAVAAVAAACWLLTRAQLQSELDNSLRNTSESQLTATATDAVNNCLDGSDTQDTANPGFANFQVVLADGQRCVARGSEPVKVHASDKAVADSPIRETALHDSSTDKGAAVRVYTQQGVIRLPSLPGVQPVLAKVAVSVSRPLSEIDNSLNRLALLLAAVAGIGVIGAGAAGLWVARAGLRPVDGLIGTVEHIAQTEDLTVRIPVEGDDEIARLSQAFNSMTAALASSRERQSQLIADAGHELRTPLTSLRTNIELLARSDETGRAIPPDDRRALMASVKAQMTELASLIGDLQELSRPDATDPGPLQVVPLHDVVQSALDRARLRGPDLTIDARLSSWFVRAEPAALERAVVNVLDNAVKFSPPGGTVEVALSEQGALTVRDHGPGIPAEDLPHVFERFWRSPSARALPGSGLGLSIVARTVQQTGGGITLRPAAGGGTVATIRIPGAKTPPPEMR; encoded by the coding sequence ATGCGCTCGCGACTGGCCCTCCTGGTCGCGACGGCGGTGGCGGTCGCGGTCGCGGCGGTGGCGGCTGCCTGCTGGCTGCTGACGCGGGCGCAGTTGCAGAGCGAGCTGGACAACTCGCTGCGGAACACCAGCGAGTCGCAGCTGACGGCGACCGCGACGGACGCCGTCAACAACTGTCTCGACGGGTCCGACACCCAGGACACGGCCAATCCCGGTTTCGCCAATTTCCAGGTGGTCCTCGCGGACGGCCAGCGGTGTGTCGCGCGGGGCTCGGAGCCGGTGAAGGTCCACGCGTCCGACAAGGCCGTGGCGGACAGCCCCATCCGGGAGACCGCACTCCACGACAGCAGCACCGACAAGGGCGCGGCGGTACGGGTCTACACCCAGCAGGGCGTGATCCGCCTGCCCTCCCTGCCCGGCGTCCAGCCCGTCCTGGCCAAGGTCGCCGTCTCCGTGTCCCGCCCCCTCAGCGAGATCGACAACTCCCTCAACCGGCTGGCCCTCCTGCTCGCCGCCGTCGCCGGCATCGGGGTGATCGGGGCGGGCGCGGCCGGGCTGTGGGTGGCGCGCGCGGGGCTGCGGCCCGTCGACGGGCTGATCGGGACGGTCGAGCACATCGCCCAGACCGAGGACCTCACCGTCCGTATCCCGGTGGAGGGCGACGACGAGATCGCCCGGCTCTCCCAGGCCTTCAACTCCATGACGGCTGCGCTCGCGTCGTCCCGCGAACGGCAGTCCCAGCTGATCGCCGACGCGGGCCACGAGCTGCGGACGCCGCTCACCTCGCTCCGTACGAACATCGAACTCCTCGCGCGCAGCGACGAGACGGGCCGGGCGATCCCGCCGGACGACCGCAGGGCGCTGATGGCATCGGTCAAGGCCCAGATGACCGAACTGGCGTCGCTCATCGGGGACCTCCAGGAGCTGTCCCGGCCCGACGCCACCGATCCCGGCCCGCTCCAGGTCGTCCCGCTGCACGACGTCGTACAGAGCGCGCTCGATCGCGCCCGGCTGCGCGGCCCCGACCTGACGATCGACGCGCGGCTGTCGTCCTGGTTCGTACGGGCCGAACCGGCCGCGCTGGAGCGGGCGGTGGTCAACGTCCTCGACAACGCGGTGAAGTTCAGCCCGCCGGGCGGGACCGTCGAGGTCGCGCTGAGCGAGCAGGGCGCGCTGACCGTACGCGACCACGGGCCCGGCATCCCGGCGGAGGATCTGCCGCACGTCTTCGAACGCTTCTGGCGCTCCCCGTCGGCCCGCGCGCTGCCGGGCTCGGGTCTCGGCCTGTCGATCGTGGCCCGTACGGTCCAGCAGACGGGCGGCGGCATCACGCTGCGCCCGGCGGCGGGCGGCGGGACGGTGGCGACGATCCGCATCCCGGGGGCGAAGACGCCGCCGCCCGAGATGCGGTGA
- a CDS encoding phosphatidylinositol-specific phospholipase C, with product MTSSFPTRRGFLAGAGALALSAAGLASAGAAVAAPAPAPALAPQDWMGGFPDATRFPSLTIPGTHNSGARVGGLYVACQTTSIAEQLASGVRFLDIRCRAFEGAFTIHHAAYYQNVNFDDVLAPCRDFLRAHPSETILMRVKQEYSEESNETFRRVFDTYLDGKGWRSLFRIGDGLPTLGESRGRVVLLADNGGLPGLRYADGALFDVQDDYGAEPIAKYSRIEAHFRKAVQQPGKLFVNYVSTAALLPPRWNSDRLNPQVHTLLDSAGAAGWRGLGIVPLDFPATRPGLVESLLRHNG from the coding sequence ATGACCTCGTCCTTCCCCACCCGCCGCGGCTTCCTCGCCGGTGCGGGGGCCCTCGCCCTGTCCGCGGCCGGTCTCGCCTCGGCCGGCGCCGCCGTCGCCGCGCCGGCTCCCGCCCCGGCGCTCGCCCCGCAGGACTGGATGGGCGGCTTCCCGGACGCGACCCGGTTCCCGTCCCTCACCATCCCCGGCACCCACAACTCCGGTGCCCGCGTGGGCGGTCTGTACGTCGCCTGCCAAACCACCAGCATCGCCGAGCAGTTGGCCAGTGGCGTCCGGTTCCTCGACATCCGCTGCCGGGCGTTCGAGGGCGCGTTCACCATCCACCACGCCGCGTACTACCAGAACGTGAACTTCGATGACGTCCTCGCCCCCTGCCGGGACTTCCTCCGCGCCCACCCCTCCGAGACCATCCTCATGCGGGTCAAGCAGGAGTACTCCGAGGAGAGCAACGAGACGTTCCGCCGCGTCTTCGACACCTACCTCGACGGCAAGGGCTGGCGTTCGCTCTTCCGCATCGGCGACGGCCTGCCCACGCTCGGCGAGTCGCGCGGCCGGGTCGTGCTGCTCGCCGACAACGGCGGACTGCCCGGACTCCGGTACGCCGACGGCGCGTTGTTCGACGTTCAGGACGACTACGGGGCGGAGCCCATCGCCAAGTACTCCCGGATCGAAGCCCACTTCCGCAAGGCCGTCCAGCAGCCGGGCAAGCTGTTCGTCAACTACGTCAGCACCGCGGCCCTGCTTCCGCCCCGCTGGAACTCCGACCGCCTCAACCCCCAGGTCCACACGCTCCTCGACAGCGCGGGAGCGGCCGGCTGGCGCGGGCTGGGGATCGTACCGCTGGACTTCCCGGCCACCCGGCCCGGACTGGTCGAGTCTCTCCTCCGCCACAACGGCTGA